A single Prevotella sp. E15-22 DNA region contains:
- a CDS encoding glycoside hydrolase family 43 protein — MLPGFHADPSVCTNGKDFYLVNSTFQYFPGVPVFHSKDLIHWEQVGNCLSRKSQLDLSGLYTQNQPELGWTNAGIYAPTIRYHEGRYYMVTTIFPSRRHFYVWTDDPSKEWSDPIFIDFALGSCDPTLFWDEGKCYFLWKAAADETRPGIKPGEINICEIDIHTGRRIGDVHHLGTGLGGRYPEGPHIYKKDGYYYMMLAEGGTEHGHHVNILRSRSLFGPYESNPANPILTHFSMKMQNSNIQGLGHADLIQAPDSSWWMICLGYRTSGYLLHVMGRETMLAPVRWDKNAWPVVNGDGTLAINMKCQTLPQVPMLLDPVREEFNFVKRDVPADSYSSIGLPWGWMSIGNPDYSRYSLTELEGWLRLRPTSTPLDAATSPTFVARRQTELRFNATALIDASHLAEGSQAGITAYAAPLNHYDVIIERKDGKLLAQSNIRVGALSHDGQPIELKDAQAYIRISSDKDYYYMQVSADGKSFTTLSKMDYRYLSTEVIGGFTGVMLGLFAQGDDGYADFDWFEYTSE, encoded by the coding sequence GTGCTTCCCGGCTTTCATGCCGACCCAAGTGTGTGTACAAACGGAAAGGACTTCTACCTTGTGAACAGCACGTTCCAGTATTTTCCAGGCGTACCTGTCTTCCACAGCAAAGACCTGATACATTGGGAACAGGTAGGTAATTGCCTCTCGCGCAAGTCGCAGCTTGACCTCTCGGGGCTTTACACACAAAACCAGCCAGAACTGGGTTGGACTAATGCGGGCATCTATGCTCCAACCATCCGCTATCATGAGGGGCGCTATTACATGGTGACCACCATTTTCCCATCACGTCGCCATTTCTACGTCTGGACAGACGACCCATCTAAAGAATGGTCCGACCCCATATTCATTGACTTTGCCCTCGGCAGTTGCGACCCTACCCTCTTTTGGGACGAAGGGAAGTGCTATTTCTTATGGAAAGCAGCAGCAGACGAAACACGCCCAGGAATCAAGCCGGGTGAAATCAACATCTGCGAGATTGACATTCATACTGGTCGGCGTATAGGCGATGTTCATCACTTGGGAACGGGACTCGGCGGACGTTATCCTGAAGGTCCACACATATACAAGAAAGACGGCTATTATTACATGATGCTTGCCGAAGGGGGTACGGAGCATGGCCACCACGTCAACATCTTGCGAAGCCGTTCTCTGTTCGGGCCGTATGAATCGAATCCTGCCAACCCCATTCTCACGCATTTCAGCATGAAGATGCAGAACAGCAATATTCAAGGGCTCGGACATGCTGACCTCATACAAGCACCCGACTCCTCATGGTGGATGATTTGTCTGGGTTATCGCACCAGCGGTTACCTCCTGCATGTGATGGGACGCGAGACGATGCTTGCACCTGTACGTTGGGACAAGAATGCTTGGCCTGTGGTCAATGGTGACGGCACTTTGGCCATCAATATGAAATGTCAGACCTTACCTCAAGTTCCAATGCTCCTTGACCCTGTACGCGAAGAGTTCAATTTCGTCAAGCGCGATGTACCAGCCGACAGCTACAGCAGCATCGGACTTCCCTGGGGATGGATGAGCATCGGTAATCCCGATTATTCCCGCTACTCTCTTACTGAGCTGGAGGGCTGGTTGCGTCTGCGTCCCACTTCTACGCCTCTCGATGCAGCCACGTCGCCCACTTTCGTGGCAAGACGTCAGACTGAGCTACGTTTCAACGCCACCGCACTCATTGACGCATCCCATCTGGCAGAAGGCTCTCAGGCAGGAATCACGGCCTATGCAGCACCCCTGAACCATTATGATGTGATAATAGAACGAAAGGACGGAAAGCTTTTGGCTCAGTCAAATATCCGTGTGGGAGCACTCAGCCATGACGGCCAACCCATTGAACTGAAAGACGCACAGGCTTACATACGCATCAGTTCCGACAAGGACTATTACTACATGCAAGTTTCCGCCGATGGTAAATCATTCACCACACTCAGCAAGATGGACTACCGCTACCTATCCACCGAGGTGATCGGCGGGTTCACAGGCGTGATGCTTGGCTTGTTTGCCCAGGGTGATGACGGATATGCAGATTTTGATTGGTTTGAATATACATCAGAGTAA
- a CDS encoding nucleoside phosphorylase has product MTNEKKTFAPSELIINEDGSCFHLHLKPEHLADKVILVGDPARVSTVAAHFDTIENEVSSREFHTITGTYKGKRITCQSHGIGCDNIDIVINELDTLANIDYNTRTEKPEHRTLTMVRIGTCGGLQPFTPTGCFVASVKSIGFDGLLNYYAGRNVVCDVPMEKAFTEHMKWDPIKGAPYVAVADAELIDQIAQDDMVRGYTVSCGGFYGPQGRQLRADISDPQQNEKIESFEYEGMKICNFEMESSALAGLGAILGHRCMTCCMVISNRYAQEMNTEYKNSIDTLIQKVLDRI; this is encoded by the coding sequence ATGACAAACGAAAAGAAAACATTTGCACCCTCCGAACTCATCATCAACGAAGACGGATCGTGCTTCCATCTTCATCTGAAACCCGAACATCTGGCCGATAAGGTCATCCTCGTTGGCGACCCAGCCCGCGTGAGCACCGTTGCCGCCCATTTCGACACCATCGAGAACGAAGTGAGCAGTCGCGAGTTCCATACCATCACCGGCACCTATAAAGGCAAGCGCATCACCTGTCAGAGTCACGGCATTGGCTGCGACAACATCGACATCGTGATCAACGAGCTCGACACGCTGGCCAATATCGACTACAACACCCGCACAGAGAAACCCGAGCACCGCACCCTCACCATGGTGCGCATCGGCACCTGCGGCGGCCTGCAGCCCTTCACGCCCACAGGCTGTTTTGTGGCTTCGGTCAAGAGCATCGGCTTCGACGGTCTGCTGAACTATTATGCCGGACGCAATGTGGTGTGCGACGTGCCCATGGAAAAAGCCTTCACCGAGCACATGAAGTGGGACCCCATCAAGGGCGCGCCCTATGTGGCTGTGGCCGATGCCGAGTTGATTGACCAGATTGCCCAGGACGATATGGTACGTGGCTACACCGTGTCGTGTGGCGGATTCTATGGTCCTCAAGGACGCCAGCTCCGTGCCGACATTTCAGACCCGCAGCAGAACGAGAAGATTGAGTCGTTCGAGTATGAGGGCATGAAGATCTGTAATTTCGAGATGGAGTCGTCGGCCCTCGCCGGACTCGGAGCCATTCTGGGTCATCGCTGCATGACGTGCTGTATGGTTATTTCCAACCGTTATGCCCAGGAGATGAACACCGAATACAAAAACTCTATCGACACCCTCATTCAGAAAGTACTCGACCGCATTTAA
- a CDS encoding tRNA 2-thiocytidine biosynthesis TtcA family protein: MRTEVDRLEKRIRERFVKAFVTYHLIEDGDHILVALSGGKDSLCLLEMLGKRAKIDKPQFKVEAIHVRMENIAYETSTDYLQHFCDDLGVKLHIVTTSFSATPTDQNSQFSTPNSQFKPKPPCFLCSWNRRKQMFNLAQELGCNKIALGHHQDDLLHTSMMNLFYQGRFDTMPALLKMRKMPLSIIRPLCLVEEADIRRYAELRGYEKQVKFCPYEKDSHRDDMRTLFENIQQQNPEARHSLWNALVRADKLVDIS, encoded by the coding sequence ATGCGCACAGAAGTAGACCGACTGGAGAAGCGCATCCGCGAGCGCTTTGTCAAAGCCTTTGTAACCTATCATCTCATTGAGGATGGCGACCACATTCTTGTTGCTCTCTCGGGCGGCAAGGATTCGTTATGCCTGCTTGAGATGCTGGGCAAGCGTGCAAAAATCGACAAGCCCCAGTTTAAGGTTGAAGCCATTCACGTGAGGATGGAGAACATTGCCTACGAAACCTCCACCGACTATCTGCAGCATTTTTGCGATGATCTCGGCGTAAAACTCCATATCGTCACAACAAGTTTCTCTGCCACGCCAACTGATCAAAACTCTCAGTTCTCAACTCCCAATTCTCAATTCAAACCTAAGCCGCCTTGCTTTCTTTGCTCCTGGAACCGCCGCAAGCAGATGTTCAACCTGGCGCAGGAACTGGGCTGCAACAAGATAGCCCTGGGCCATCATCAGGACGACCTGCTGCACACCAGTATGATGAACCTCTTCTATCAGGGGCGCTTTGACACGATGCCAGCCCTCCTAAAGATGCGCAAGATGCCCCTCAGCATCATCCGCCCGCTGTGCCTTGTCGAAGAAGCCGACATTCGTCGCTATGCCGAATTGCGCGGCTACGAAAAGCAGGTAAAATTCTGTCCTTACGAGAAAGACAGTCACCGCGACGACATGCGCACCCTCTTCGAAAACATTCAGCAGCAGAACCCCGAAGCCCGTCACAGTCTGTGGAATGCTCTTGTCAGGGCCGACAAACTGGTCGACATATCTTAA
- the mnmE gene encoding tRNA uridine-5-carboxymethylaminomethyl(34) synthesis GTPase MnmE: MNETICALATAPGGALGIIRISGAQTLEILSRIFTKNLADAHPNTIHYGHIVEQVAVPQQQTATIVDEVLVSVFRAPHSYTGEESAEISCHGSRYILNKVLELLIQQGCRMANPGEFTQRAYLNGKMDLTQAEAVADLIVSTNQATHQMALSQLRGHFSSKLAQLREQLLKLTSLLELELDFSDHEDLEFADRSELMELTKEIDTHITKLARSFETGQALKQGIPVAIVGKTNVGKSTLLNALLKDDRAIVSDVHGTTRDTIEDTIDIKGVTFRFIDTAGIRQTQDTVEQIGIERTYAAIDKARIVLWIIDSDPSSEEISNILQRIKDKHLIVVRNKNDKGDINNFTLPHHSLVSISAKFGKGIDKLEQTIHEAADIPALTDNDIIVTNARHYEALTRSHDCIQRVIDGLQMQLSGDLLIEDLRQALDTLAEITGGQITPNEVLGNIFKNFCVGK, translated from the coding sequence ATGAACGAAACAATATGTGCTTTGGCCACCGCCCCTGGTGGCGCATTAGGAATCATCAGAATCTCAGGCGCCCAAACGCTTGAGATTCTTTCTCGTATATTCACCAAGAATCTCGCGGACGCCCACCCCAACACCATCCACTATGGGCATATCGTTGAGCAAGTTGCTGTGCCACAGCAACAAACAGCAACCATTGTGGACGAGGTGCTGGTCAGCGTGTTCCGCGCGCCCCACAGCTATACGGGCGAAGAGAGTGCCGAGATCAGTTGTCACGGCTCGCGCTATATCCTAAACAAGGTGCTGGAACTGCTCATTCAGCAGGGTTGCCGAATGGCCAATCCGGGCGAGTTCACTCAGCGTGCCTACCTGAACGGCAAGATGGACCTCACGCAGGCCGAGGCCGTGGCCGACCTGATTGTTTCTACGAACCAGGCCACCCACCAGATGGCACTGAGTCAGTTGCGAGGCCATTTTTCTTCCAAGCTGGCCCAGTTGCGCGAGCAATTGCTCAAGCTCACGTCGCTCCTGGAACTGGAACTCGATTTCTCGGACCACGAAGACCTGGAGTTTGCCGACCGTAGCGAACTCATGGAGCTGACGAAAGAAATTGACACCCACATCACCAAACTAGCCCGTTCATTCGAGACAGGACAAGCCCTGAAGCAAGGCATCCCCGTGGCTATTGTGGGTAAGACCAACGTGGGAAAATCCACCCTGCTGAACGCCCTGTTGAAGGACGATCGCGCCATCGTTTCCGACGTTCACGGCACCACGCGCGACACCATCGAGGACACCATCGACATCAAAGGCGTCACCTTCCGTTTCATCGATACGGCCGGCATCCGCCAGACGCAAGACACCGTCGAGCAGATAGGTATCGAGCGCACCTATGCCGCCATCGACAAGGCACGCATCGTGCTTTGGATTATCGACAGCGATCCTTCAAGTGAAGAAATAAGTAACATTCTTCAACGTATTAAAGATAAGCACCTTATCGTTGTAAGAAACAAGAACGACAAAGGCGATATCAACAACTTCACCTTGCCCCATCATTCCCTTGTATCCATCAGCGCAAAGTTTGGCAAAGGCATTGATAAGTTGGAGCAGACCATCCACGAAGCGGCCGACATTCCCGCCCTCACCGACAACGATATCATCGTCACCAACGCCCGTCATTACGAAGCCCTTACCCGCTCGCACGACTGTATTCAGCGCGTCATCGACGGACTCCAGATGCAACTCAGTGGTGACCTCCTCATCGAAGACCTTCGTCAGGCCCTCGACACCCTGGCCGAGATCACTGGCGGTCAGATAACCCCCAACGAAGTACTGGGAAATATCTTTAAGAATTTCTGCGTGGGAAAGTGA
- a CDS encoding DUF5597 domain-containing protein, giving the protein MKNLLISLLLCILAMGAQAQRQPRLEHRDNSTARIVVNDRPMLMIGGELGNSSASTPEDVKRTFSHLHKMGLNTVLVPVSWELIEPQEGEFDMGTLDVILSEARHNELKVVLLWFGAWKNSMSCYAPEWFKRDVKRFPRAHTSEGVPVEEASSLSKNVLEADKRAFCHVMAYLRDHDALEQTVIMVQVENEIGMIEVPRDYSANATRLYQSAVPKQLTDYLKRYQKSLHPYLKEKLQPQAKAGANWAQLFGDDIYTEEIFQTWTYATYVEQIAKAGREIYNLPMYVNVALNSRDRKPGQYPSGGPLAHLIDLWHCGAPSIDVLGVDIYDKGVKSWLAKYHQPNNPLFVPEIRLEDKDAMYALYAFGHHGAMGFCPFSIENYPLTTVSNANDWKQMDFSQDDQLNAFSAVGTSRSPLVAAYQLLRQAEPLILERQGTKDMDAVLLDNEQREAEIVTADGFRFTIRHSYSLGWEPGAKGAEWPETACIILRLGKEDYLVIGSGVVVTFQQRIGLAKCEEVEIVDGKQRIIRHLNGDQTHQGRHVRIPVGAFQIQHFKLYRY; this is encoded by the coding sequence ATGAAGAATTTGCTTATTTCCCTGCTGCTCTGTATCCTGGCAATGGGAGCACAGGCACAACGGCAGCCTCGCCTGGAGCATCGTGATAATAGTACGGCTAGGATTGTTGTCAACGACAGGCCTATGCTGATGATTGGTGGTGAGTTGGGTAACTCGTCAGCTTCGACGCCAGAGGACGTGAAGCGTACGTTTTCGCATCTCCACAAGATGGGACTCAACACTGTGCTCGTTCCCGTGTCGTGGGAGTTGATTGAGCCCCAAGAAGGTGAGTTCGACATGGGGACGCTCGACGTGATTCTGAGCGAAGCAAGGCATAACGAACTGAAAGTGGTGCTGTTGTGGTTTGGGGCTTGGAAAAACTCAATGAGTTGCTATGCGCCAGAGTGGTTTAAGCGAGACGTGAAGCGCTTCCCTCGTGCCCATACGTCTGAAGGTGTGCCCGTTGAGGAGGCTTCTTCGCTGAGTAAGAATGTGCTGGAGGCCGACAAGCGTGCCTTCTGTCATGTGATGGCGTATCTACGTGATCATGATGCTCTGGAGCAGACGGTGATCATGGTGCAGGTGGAGAATGAGATCGGTATGATTGAGGTGCCGCGCGACTATTCGGCGAATGCGACGCGGTTGTACCAGAGCGCTGTGCCCAAGCAACTGACCGACTATCTGAAGAGGTATCAGAAGTCGCTGCACCCTTATCTGAAAGAGAAACTGCAGCCGCAGGCTAAAGCGGGTGCCAACTGGGCGCAGCTGTTTGGGGATGACATCTATACGGAGGAGATCTTCCAGACGTGGACCTACGCCACCTATGTGGAGCAGATAGCCAAGGCGGGACGTGAAATCTACAATCTGCCAATGTACGTTAATGTGGCTCTCAACAGCCGCGACCGGAAGCCTGGGCAATATCCGTCGGGCGGTCCGTTGGCTCATCTCATCGACCTGTGGCATTGTGGGGCTCCATCTATCGATGTGCTGGGGGTGGATATCTACGACAAGGGCGTCAAGTCGTGGCTGGCAAAATACCACCAGCCCAACAATCCGCTCTTCGTGCCAGAGATACGACTGGAGGATAAAGACGCGATGTATGCTCTCTACGCCTTCGGGCATCATGGGGCGATGGGGTTCTGTCCGTTCAGCATCGAGAACTATCCGCTCACAACAGTTTCTAATGCCAACGACTGGAAGCAGATGGATTTCTCGCAGGATGATCAGCTCAATGCCTTCTCTGCCGTAGGCACATCGCGGTCGCCGCTTGTGGCTGCCTACCAGCTGTTGCGACAGGCAGAACCGTTGATTCTTGAGCGACAGGGCACGAAAGATATGGATGCTGTGCTGCTCGACAACGAACAGCGAGAGGCTGAGATTGTCACTGCAGATGGTTTCCGCTTCACCATCAGGCATAGTTATTCGCTGGGTTGGGAACCAGGTGCAAAGGGGGCGGAATGGCCAGAGACGGCTTGCATCATCCTAAGACTGGGTAAAGAGGATTATCTGGTGATAGGCAGTGGGGTGGTGGTTACCTTTCAGCAGCGCATCGGGTTGGCGAAATGCGAGGAGGTGGAGATCGTTGATGGCAAACAGCGCATCATCCGTCATCTGAATGGCGACCAGACGCATCAAGGTCGTCATGTGCGCATACCCGTAGGAGCATTCCAGATTCAACATTTCAAATTATACAGATACTGA
- a CDS encoding DUF1593 domain-containing protein — MRKNLLIFLLLCLLTMGAQAQLKPRVVILTDIGQPDLEPDDTESLVHLLCYADQLEIEGIITSTGWNCDPYPTKSAAYRDSVVEAYGADVHNLMKRSDQMAFLSLEKENGCQEMGYWPSVEYIRSRSVMGSQRAGIKVIGSDNDSEGSELIIRLADEKDERPIWVCAWGGANTLAQAIWKVKQTRTPEQLKAFLHKLRLYTITDQDMVYAMRMDLAYSSHQWMRREIARDLLFVWDEGTWQLQCSLGQDYWQLIRTQIQGHATLGRQYPDYKYGVEGDTPSFLNVIPNGLHNPEEPMQVGWGGYHIWTMTKDSTTCAWTSWQEPVKSISETYYRQFYPSQLNDFIARIEWAEKGQGNRNPVAVVNGENGTDAIVIMAKAGQTISLDASASFDPDGDELTFKWWQQDGISQAKATVSNATSSTVKVDMPTTFTNDEIHIICEVHDQSKYALPAYRRVIIKPTE; from the coding sequence ATGAGAAAGAACTTGCTTATTTTCCTGCTACTCTGCCTTCTGACAATGGGAGCGCAGGCACAACTGAAACCTCGTGTGGTGATCTTGACTGACATCGGACAACCGGATCTTGAACCTGATGATACGGAGTCGCTGGTGCATCTGCTTTGCTATGCCGACCAACTGGAGATTGAGGGTATCATCACCTCGACGGGCTGGAACTGCGACCCTTATCCCACGAAGAGCGCTGCCTATCGTGATTCGGTGGTAGAGGCTTACGGGGCGGATGTGCATAACCTGATGAAACGATCTGACCAAATGGCTTTTCTCAGTTTAGAGAAAGAGAACGGTTGTCAGGAGATGGGCTACTGGCCAAGTGTGGAGTACATTCGTAGCCGGAGTGTGATGGGTAGTCAACGGGCTGGCATCAAGGTGATTGGCAGCGACAACGACAGCGAGGGAAGCGAACTGATTATCCGTCTGGCTGACGAGAAGGATGAGCGCCCCATCTGGGTTTGTGCGTGGGGTGGTGCCAACACATTGGCTCAGGCGATCTGGAAGGTGAAGCAGACGCGTACGCCCGAACAGCTGAAGGCGTTTCTACATAAGCTCCGTCTATACACCATCACTGATCAGGATATGGTGTATGCAATGCGCATGGATCTGGCATACAGCTCTCATCAGTGGATGCGCAGGGAAATTGCCAGAGATCTTCTGTTTGTGTGGGATGAAGGCACATGGCAGTTGCAATGCAGTCTCGGACAGGATTACTGGCAGCTGATCAGAACGCAGATTCAGGGACATGCCACTTTGGGCAGACAGTATCCTGATTATAAATATGGTGTGGAGGGTGATACACCTTCGTTTCTGAACGTAATTCCCAATGGTCTGCACAATCCTGAAGAACCGATGCAGGTGGGTTGGGGCGGTTATCATATTTGGACAATGACCAAGGACTCGACAACCTGTGCGTGGACCAGTTGGCAGGAGCCTGTGAAGAGCATCTCGGAAACGTATTACAGACAGTTCTATCCTTCACAACTTAACGACTTCATCGCCCGCATCGAATGGGCTGAGAAGGGACAGGGTAACCGCAATCCGGTAGCTGTCGTCAATGGTGAGAACGGAACTGATGCTATCGTCATCATGGCAAAGGCTGGGCAGACCATCAGTCTCGACGCTTCTGCGTCATTCGACCCCGATGGTGATGAGCTCACCTTCAAATGGTGGCAACAGGATGGTATCAGTCAGGCAAAGGCAACTGTCAGCAATGCCACTTCTTCGACAGTTAAAGTGGACATGCCAACAACTTTTACAAACGATGAGATTCACATCATCTGCGAGGTACACGACCAAAGCAAGTACGCCTTGCCCGCTTATCGCAGAGTCATCATCAAACCTACAGAATGA
- a CDS encoding alpha-L-arabinofuranosidase C-terminal domain-containing protein codes for MTYKKSILLTGCALFALAIQAQVTIDIDTQQRGPKVSPMLYGIFYEDINHAADGGIYAELIRNRSFEDGPRYGAPADMQGWTTDATAPSLLSAKLIQPSKKAPLLNSVQHNALELTVKASKESPVRLVNEGFWGINAVQGRSYHLTFWAKALKYQGNVKAMLYSHDGSQIYAETMVSSLSSSNSKGWKKYEATLTADGNDPKARFALVFDGVGQVQLDMVSLFPPTFKNRENGMRPDLANMLWQMHPKFMRFPGGCFVEGQESPDNAFRWERTIGPIEEREGHWNVNWGYRTTDGLGYHEYLQLAEDLNAKPLYVVNVGLWHGGMTPYDNIQPWIDECMNALEYANGPVTSKYGALRAKNGHPEPFGIEYVEVGNENNQPDPNQQSDHYYERYEQFYKAIREKYPEMKIIGNVVAWGDDNPKWNSKLPVDLLDEHYYRSPDWFAAAFHKYDSYDRQGPKVYVGEYAVTNGYGNLGNMNAALGEAVYMMGMENNSDVVELASYAPIFVNENDARWRPDMIRFNSSRVMGTPSYYVQQLMPQHLGTQVVKVVQNNPYKDVARKPLTPKQSRVGFGTWSTHASFETVKEYDYVKGDWNKEGNIVRQTGLKDATLCIEKNVIDSDHYTCKFRARKDEGAEGFIIIFNYVDDKNYCWVNFGGWTNSQHAIEQISNGGKLLTASKRGHIESGRWYDVTLQVAGDSVKAWLDNELVFDTVLKHDETKGIFSSATIDDATGELIVKVANTSDVATTANVNLKNFTPASARVVRLAANDGMEENTLDAPTTIHPVEQLLSPENNSVQFDVPPYSLNIIRLTAPAKP; via the coding sequence ATGACTTACAAGAAATCTATTCTATTAACCGGTTGTGCTCTCTTTGCATTGGCAATTCAGGCACAGGTAACTATCGACATCGATACCCAGCAGCGCGGACCGAAGGTTAGTCCGATGCTCTATGGAATCTTCTATGAAGATATCAACCACGCAGCCGACGGCGGCATCTATGCCGAGTTGATACGCAACCGCTCGTTTGAAGACGGACCACGCTATGGCGCCCCTGCCGATATGCAGGGATGGACGACCGATGCTACCGCTCCTTCTCTGTTGTCGGCAAAACTCATACAACCCTCTAAAAAGGCACCGTTGCTCAACAGCGTGCAGCATAATGCCTTGGAACTGACAGTCAAGGCCTCAAAGGAATCTCCCGTACGCTTGGTGAATGAGGGTTTCTGGGGAATTAATGCCGTGCAAGGGCGCAGCTATCATCTCACATTCTGGGCAAAAGCCTTGAAATATCAAGGTAACGTGAAGGCTATGCTCTACTCGCATGACGGCTCACAGATATATGCTGAGACTATGGTAAGCAGTCTTTCTTCCTCTAATTCAAAGGGCTGGAAGAAGTATGAGGCTACGCTCACAGCTGATGGCAATGATCCTAAGGCACGGTTTGCGCTGGTCTTCGATGGCGTGGGACAGGTACAGCTTGACATGGTAAGCCTTTTCCCTCCAACCTTCAAGAATCGCGAAAACGGCATGCGTCCCGATCTTGCCAATATGCTGTGGCAGATGCATCCTAAGTTCATGCGCTTCCCCGGCGGATGCTTTGTAGAGGGACAGGAGAGTCCTGATAACGCCTTCCGATGGGAGCGCACCATAGGACCGATAGAAGAACGTGAAGGGCATTGGAACGTGAACTGGGGATACCGCACAACCGACGGACTCGGTTATCACGAATATCTACAACTGGCAGAGGACCTGAACGCCAAGCCGCTCTATGTAGTAAACGTAGGACTATGGCACGGTGGTATGACTCCATACGACAACATACAGCCGTGGATTGACGAATGTATGAATGCCTTGGAGTATGCCAATGGTCCCGTCACTTCGAAATATGGTGCCTTACGCGCCAAGAACGGGCACCCTGAACCATTCGGAATAGAATATGTAGAGGTGGGAAACGAGAACAACCAGCCTGATCCCAATCAGCAGAGTGACCACTACTATGAGCGTTATGAGCAGTTCTATAAAGCCATACGTGAAAAGTACCCTGAGATGAAAATCATAGGAAACGTGGTCGCATGGGGCGATGACAACCCGAAGTGGAACAGCAAGCTGCCTGTGGATCTGCTTGACGAGCATTACTATCGCTCACCTGACTGGTTCGCTGCCGCTTTCCATAAATACGACAGCTATGACCGTCAAGGGCCAAAGGTATATGTGGGCGAATATGCTGTAACAAACGGCTACGGCAATCTGGGCAATATGAATGCAGCCCTTGGCGAGGCTGTATATATGATGGGAATGGAGAATAACTCTGACGTAGTCGAATTAGCTTCCTATGCGCCAATCTTCGTCAATGAGAATGATGCCCGCTGGCGTCCTGATATGATACGTTTCAATAGCAGTCGTGTAATGGGCACCCCAAGCTACTACGTTCAGCAGCTCATGCCTCAGCATCTGGGCACCCAGGTAGTGAAGGTGGTACAGAACAATCCCTACAAGGATGTGGCACGAAAACCTCTTACTCCCAAGCAGAGCCGTGTAGGATTCGGCACATGGAGCACACATGCTTCTTTCGAAACCGTCAAGGAATACGATTATGTCAAGGGCGACTGGAACAAAGAAGGTAATATCGTTCGGCAGACAGGGCTGAAGGATGCCACCCTATGTATAGAGAAGAATGTTATCGACAGCGACCACTACACATGTAAGTTCCGCGCACGCAAAGACGAGGGAGCAGAAGGATTCATCATCATCTTCAACTATGTGGACGACAAGAACTACTGTTGGGTGAACTTCGGAGGATGGACAAACTCACAGCATGCCATAGAGCAAATCAGCAATGGCGGAAAGCTGCTGACCGCAAGTAAGCGAGGACATATCGAGTCTGGACGCTGGTATGATGTAACACTTCAGGTGGCAGGAGATAGCGTCAAGGCATGGCTCGACAACGAACTTGTTTTCGACACGGTCTTGAAGCATGATGAAACGAAAGGAATCTTCTCGTCTGCCACTATCGACGATGCCACAGGTGAACTTATCGTAAAGGTAGCAAATACCAGCGATGTCGCAACAACCGCCAACGTCAACCTCAAGAATTTCACACCGGCATCAGCCCGAGTAGTACGCTTGGCAGCCAACGATGGTATGGAAGAGAACACGCTCGATGCCCCTACCACCATTCACCCTGTGGAGCAGTTACTCTCCCCAGAGAACAATAGCGTTCAGTTTGATGTACCTCCATACTCGCTGAACATCATTCGGCTTACAGCTCCAGCCAAGCCCTAA
- a CDS encoding DMT family protein, translating to MNGLYTILLLILSNVFMTLAWYGHLKLQESGTSSNWPLFGVILFSWGIAFFEYCCQVPANRLGFVENGGPFNLIQLKVIQECISLAVFCIIANIMFQGQSLHWNHILAFLLIICAVYLVFMK from the coding sequence ATGAACGGATTATATACTATCTTATTGCTCATACTAAGTAATGTCTTCATGACCCTTGCTTGGTATGGGCATTTAAAACTCCAGGAGTCGGGCACGTCAAGCAACTGGCCCCTTTTTGGTGTCATCTTGTTTTCGTGGGGCATCGCCTTTTTCGAATACTGCTGTCAGGTGCCCGCCAACCGCTTAGGCTTTGTTGAAAACGGCGGACCTTTCAACCTTATTCAACTCAAGGTGATTCAGGAGTGCATCTCGCTGGCCGTGTTCTGCATCATTGCCAACATCATGTTCCAGGGACAGAGTCTGCACTGGAACCACATCCTGGCCTTCCTGCTCATCATCTGTGCCGTCTATCTGGTGTTTATGAAATAA